The following coding sequences are from one Streptomyces sp. NBC_00536 window:
- a CDS encoding carbohydrate kinase family protein — MRIAVTGSIATDHLMTFPGRFADQLVADQLHTVSLSFLVDNLDVRRGGVGPNICFGMGQLGSRPVLVGAAGYDFDEYRAWLDRHGVDTESVRISEVLHTARFVCTTDADHNQIGSFYTGAMSEARLIELKAVADRVGGLDLVLIGADDPEAMLRHTEECQTRGIPFAADFSQQIARMDGENIRTLMEGATYLFSNEYEKGLIESKSGWTDAEILAKVGTRVTTLGSNGVKIERVGHDPIVVGCPEETAKVDPTGVGDAFRAGFLTGLGWGVGLERAAQVGCMLATLVIETLGTQEYTLARAHFMERFAKAYGDEAAAEVQAHLS; from the coding sequence GTGCGCATCGCAGTCACCGGCTCCATCGCCACCGACCACCTCATGACCTTCCCCGGCCGCTTCGCCGACCAGCTGGTCGCGGACCAGCTGCACACGGTCTCCCTCTCCTTCCTCGTCGACAACCTCGACGTGCGACGCGGCGGGGTCGGCCCGAACATCTGCTTCGGTATGGGGCAGCTCGGCAGCCGCCCGGTCCTCGTCGGCGCCGCCGGCTACGACTTCGACGAATACCGCGCCTGGCTCGACCGCCACGGCGTGGACACCGAGTCCGTACGGATCTCCGAGGTGCTGCACACCGCGCGCTTCGTGTGCACCACGGACGCCGACCACAACCAGATCGGCTCCTTCTACACCGGCGCCATGAGCGAGGCCCGGCTGATCGAGCTGAAGGCCGTCGCCGACCGCGTGGGCGGCCTGGACCTCGTCCTGATCGGCGCCGACGACCCCGAGGCGATGCTGCGCCACACCGAGGAGTGCCAGACGCGGGGGATCCCCTTCGCCGCCGACTTCTCGCAGCAGATCGCCCGCATGGACGGCGAGAACATCCGCACCCTCATGGAGGGCGCGACGTACCTCTTCTCGAACGAGTACGAGAAGGGCCTCATCGAGTCGAAGTCCGGCTGGACCGACGCGGAGATCCTGGCCAAGGTCGGCACCCGGGTCACCACGCTCGGCTCGAACGGCGTGAAGATCGAGCGCGTCGGTCACGACCCGATCGTGGTCGGCTGCCCCGAGGAGACCGCGAAGGTCGACCCGACGGGTGTCGGCGACGCCTTCCGTGCGGGATTCCTCACGGGGCTGGGCTGGGGGGTCGGGCTGGAGCGGGCGGCGCAGGTCGGCTGCATGCTCGCGACGCTGGTCATCGAGACGCTGGGCACCCAGGAGTACACCCTGGCCCGTGCCCACTTCATGGAGCGCTTCGCCAAGGCCTACGGCGACGAGGCCGCCGCCGAAGTCCAGGCCCACCTGTCCTGA
- a CDS encoding cytochrome c oxidase subunit 4 → MKIQGRMFLWLSLFILIMAVVYGVWSKEPVGTTALFLAFGLSVMIGYYLAFTARRVDEMAQDNLEADVADEAGELGFFSPHSWQPLSLAIGGAFAFMGVIFGWWLMYFSAPLILIGLWGWVYEYYRGENANQ, encoded by the coding sequence GTGAAGATCCAGGGCAGGATGTTCCTCTGGCTCTCCCTGTTCATTCTGATCATGGCCGTCGTGTACGGCGTGTGGTCGAAGGAACCGGTCGGAACCACCGCTCTCTTCCTGGCCTTCGGCCTGAGCGTCATGATCGGCTACTACCTGGCCTTCACGGCCCGGCGCGTGGACGAGATGGCCCAGGACAACCTGGAGGCCGATGTCGCGGACGAGGCCGGCGAGCTGGGATTCTTCTCCCCGCACAGCTGGCAGCCGCTCTCGCTGGCCATCGGTGGCGCCTTCGCCTTCATGGGCGTCATCTTCGGCTGGTGGCTGATGTACTTCTCCGCGCCGCTGATCCTGATCGGTCTGTGGGGCTGGGTGTACGAGTACTACCGGGGCGAGAACGCCAACCAGTAG
- the erpA gene encoding iron-sulfur cluster insertion protein ErpA — translation MSVQDEKTTVSDGILLSDAAAEKVRTLLEQEGREDLALRVAVQPGGCSGLRYQLFFDERSLDGDVVKDFDGVKVVTDRMSSPYLHGASIDFVDTIEKQGFTIDNPNATGSCACGDSFS, via the coding sequence ATGTCCGTTCAGGACGAAAAGACCACTGTGAGCGACGGCATCCTCCTGTCCGACGCCGCCGCCGAGAAGGTCAGGACCCTGCTGGAGCAGGAAGGCCGCGAGGACCTGGCGCTCCGCGTCGCCGTCCAGCCCGGCGGCTGCTCCGGCCTGCGCTACCAGCTCTTCTTCGACGAGCGCTCCCTCGACGGTGACGTGGTCAAGGACTTCGACGGCGTCAAGGTCGTCACGGACCGGATGAGCAGCCCGTACCTGCACGGCGCGTCCATCGACTTCGTCGACACGATCGAGAAGCAGGGCTTCACGATCGACAACCCGAACGCCACGGGTTCCTGCGCCTGCGGTGACTCGTTCAGCTAA
- the ctaD gene encoding aa3-type cytochrome oxidase subunit I, whose translation MSILNQPQGAAADSYENELPVRRKQPGNVVVKWMTTTDHKTIGTMYLVTSFVFFIIGGIMALFMRAELARPGTQIMSNEQFNQAFTMHGTIMLLMFATPLFAGFANWIMPLQIGAPDVAFPRLNMFAYWLYLFGSTIAVAGFVTPSGAADFGWFAYSPLSDAVRSPGIGADMWIMGLAFSGFGTILGSVNFITTIICMRAPGMTMFRMPIFVWNVLLTGVLVLLAFPVLAAALFALEADRKFGAHVFDAANGGALLWQHLFWFFGHPEVYIIALPFFGIISEVIPVFSRKPMFGYIGLIAATIAIAGLSVTVWAHHMYVTGGVLLPFFSFMTFLIAVPTGVKFFNWIGTMWKGSLSFETPMLWAVGFLITFTFGGLTGVILASPPMDFHVSDSYFVVAHFHYVIFGTVVFAMFSGFHFWWPKFTGKMLDERLGKITFWTLFVGFHGTFLVQHWLGAEGMPRRYADYLAADGFTALNTISTISSFLLGLSMLPFMYNVWKTAKYGKKVEVDDPWGYGRSLEWATSCPPPRHNFLTLPRIRSESPAFDLHHPEIAALDHLTDHAVAPQAVTGGKEAGK comes from the coding sequence GTGAGCATCCTCAACCAGCCGCAGGGTGCCGCCGCGGACTCGTATGAGAACGAGCTGCCGGTACGGCGCAAGCAGCCGGGCAATGTGGTCGTGAAGTGGATGACCACGACCGACCACAAGACCATCGGCACGATGTACCTGGTCACGTCGTTCGTGTTCTTCATCATCGGCGGGATCATGGCGCTCTTCATGCGCGCCGAGCTGGCCCGTCCGGGCACGCAGATCATGTCGAACGAGCAGTTCAACCAGGCGTTCACCATGCATGGCACGATCATGCTGCTGATGTTCGCCACCCCGCTGTTCGCCGGCTTCGCGAACTGGATCATGCCGCTGCAGATCGGCGCGCCCGACGTGGCGTTCCCGCGGCTGAACATGTTCGCGTACTGGCTGTACCTCTTCGGTTCGACCATCGCGGTGGCCGGCTTCGTCACCCCCTCGGGTGCCGCCGACTTCGGCTGGTTCGCCTACTCCCCGCTGTCGGACGCCGTCCGCTCGCCGGGCATCGGCGCCGACATGTGGATCATGGGTCTGGCCTTCTCCGGCTTCGGCACGATCCTCGGTTCGGTCAACTTCATCACCACGATCATCTGCATGCGCGCCCCCGGCATGACGATGTTCCGCATGCCGATCTTCGTCTGGAACGTGCTGCTGACCGGTGTTCTGGTCCTGCTCGCCTTCCCGGTGCTCGCCGCCGCGCTCTTCGCGCTGGAGGCCGACCGCAAGTTCGGTGCGCATGTGTTCGACGCGGCCAACGGCGGCGCGTTGCTGTGGCAACACCTCTTCTGGTTCTTCGGACACCCAGAGGTGTACATCATCGCCTTGCCCTTCTTCGGGATCATTTCCGAAGTGATCCCGGTCTTCTCGCGCAAGCCGATGTTCGGTTACATCGGCCTGATCGCCGCGACGATCGCGATCGCCGGCCTCTCGGTGACCGTGTGGGCCCACCACATGTACGTCACCGGTGGTGTGCTGCTGCCGTTCTTCTCGTTCATGACCTTCCTGATCGCGGTACCGACCGGTGTGAAGTTCTTCAACTGGATCGGCACCATGTGGAAGGGCTCGTTGTCCTTCGAGACCCCGATGCTCTGGGCAGTCGGCTTCCTGATCACCTTCACCTTCGGTGGTCTGACCGGCGTCATCCTGGCCTCGCCCCCGATGGACTTCCACGTCTCCGACTCGTACTTCGTCGTCGCGCACTTCCACTACGTCATCTTCGGCACCGTGGTCTTCGCGATGTTCTCCGGCTTCCACTTCTGGTGGCCGAAGTTCACGGGCAAGATGCTGGACGAGCGCCTGGGCAAGATCACCTTCTGGACCCTGTTCGTGGGCTTCCACGGCACGTTCCTGGTGCAGCACTGGCTGGGTGCCGAGGGCATGCCGCGTCGTTACGCGGACTACCTCGCCGCCGACGGCTTCACCGCGCTGAACACGATCTCGACGATCAGCTCGTTCCTGCTCGGCCTGTCGATGCTCCCCTTCATGTACAACGTCTGGAAGACGGCGAAGTACGGCAAGAAGGTCGAGGTCGACGACCCGTGGGGTTACGGCCGCTCGCTGGAGTGGGCGACGTCCTGCCCGCCGCCGCGGCACAACTTCCTCACCCTGCCGCGGATCCGTTCCGAATCCCCGGCGTTCGACCTGCACCACCCGGAGATCGCGGCCCTCGACCACCTGACGGACCACGCCGTGGCTCCCCAGGCGGTCACCGGTGGCAAGGAGGCCGGCAAGTGA
- the ctaE gene encoding aa3-type cytochrome oxidase subunit III, translating into MSVVATATTVDTGHAHPTVNRPNLVSVGTIIWLSSELMFFAALFAMYFTLRSVMGAEHWAEQAEALNLPFSATNTTVLVLSSLTCQLGVFAAERGDVKKLRTWFIITFIMGAIFIGGQVFEYTELVKKDGLSLSSDPYGSVFYLTTGFHGLHVTGGLIAFLLVLGRTYAAKRFTHEQATSAIVVSYYWHFVDVVWIGLFATIYLIK; encoded by the coding sequence ATGTCGGTCGTGGCGACAGCAACGACAGTAGATACCGGGCACGCGCACCCGACGGTCAACAGGCCGAACCTCGTCAGCGTCGGAACGATCATCTGGTTGAGTTCCGAGCTGATGTTCTTCGCGGCCCTCTTCGCGATGTACTTCACCCTGAGATCAGTGATGGGCGCCGAGCATTGGGCGGAACAGGCCGAGGCCTTGAACCTGCCCTTCTCGGCGACGAACACCACGGTCCTGGTGCTTTCCTCGCTCACCTGCCAGCTCGGCGTATTCGCAGCCGAGCGCGGTGACGTGAAGAAGCTCCGGACGTGGTTCATCATCACGTTCATCATGGGTGCGATCTTCATTGGCGGCCAGGTGTTCGAGTACACCGAGCTGGTCAAGAAGGATGGCCTGAGTCTCTCGTCAGACCCGTACGGCTCGGTGTTCTACCTGACCACCGGCTTCCACGGGCTGCACGTGACGGGCGGCCTCATCGCCTTCCTCCTGGTCCTCGGCCGGACGTACGCGGCCAAGAGGTTCACCCACGAACAGGCCACGTCGGCCATCGTCGTGTCCTACTACTGGCACTTCGTCGATGTCGTCTGGATCGGCCTCTTCGCCACGATCTACCTGATCAAGTAG
- the qcrC gene encoding cytochrome bc1 complex diheme cytochrome c subunit, whose translation MKKLSARRRHPLAAVVVLLFALAVTGGLYAAFAPAGNAQADETSQSLAIEEGKKLYAVGCASCHGTGGQGSSDGPSLVGVGSAAVDFQVSSGRMPAQQPGAQVPKKPVIYTQAQTDQLAAFIASLGAGPITPTGKQYDPAGADIAAGGELFRNNCAQCHNFTGEGGALTHGKYAPNLEGVEPKHIYEAMLTGPQNMPSFPDSTMPEKQKKDIIAYLQNVNGEKSNSPGGLKLGGLGPVSEGLFGWIFGLGALIAVAVWVAAHTAKAKKS comes from the coding sequence GTGAAAAAGCTCTCCGCACGACGACGCCATCCGCTGGCGGCGGTCGTCGTTCTACTCTTCGCCCTGGCGGTCACTGGGGGGCTGTACGCCGCCTTCGCGCCCGCGGGCAATGCGCAGGCCGACGAAACCTCCCAGTCCCTCGCCATCGAGGAGGGCAAGAAGCTCTACGCCGTGGGCTGCGCAAGCTGCCACGGGACCGGCGGCCAGGGTTCCTCTGACGGCCCGAGCCTGGTGGGTGTCGGCTCCGCGGCCGTCGACTTCCAGGTGAGCTCGGGCCGTATGCCCGCCCAGCAGCCCGGCGCTCAGGTGCCGAAGAAGCCCGTCATCTACACCCAGGCGCAGACCGACCAGCTGGCCGCGTTCATCGCGTCCCTCGGTGCCGGTCCGATCACGCCGACCGGGAAGCAGTACGACCCGGCGGGCGCGGACATCGCCGCGGGTGGCGAACTGTTCCGCAACAACTGCGCGCAGTGCCACAACTTCACCGGTGAGGGCGGCGCGCTGACGCACGGCAAGTACGCCCCCAACCTTGAGGGCGTCGAGCCGAAGCACATCTACGAGGCCATGCTCACCGGCCCGCAGAACATGCCCTCCTTCCCCGACAGCACCATGCCGGAGAAGCAGAAGAAGGACATCATCGCGTACCTCCAGAACGTGAACGGCGAGAAGTCGAACAGCCCCGGCGGCCTCAAGCTCGGTGGCCTCGGCCCCGTGTCCGAGGGCCTCTTCGGCTGGATCTTCGGACTGGGTGCGCTGATCGCTGTCGCCGTCTGGGTCGCGGCCCACACCGCTAAGGCCAAGAAGTCATGA
- the nadA gene encoding quinolinate synthase NadA has protein sequence MRVVTTAQPLDVQPTPLALLLLGREADPKSERGVECPGDLPSPSDPNLVARARAAKEKLGDKVFILGHHYQRDEVIEFADVTGDSFKLAKDAAAKPEAEYIVFCGVHFMAESADILTTDDQKVVLPDLAAGCSMADMATAEQVAECWDVLTESGIADVTVPVSYMNSSADIKAFTGKHGGTICTSSNAKRALDWAFEQGEKVLFLPDQHLGRNTAVRDMGMSLDDCVLYNPHKPNGGLTVEQLRNAKMILWRGHCSVHGRFSVDSVNDVRARIPGVNVLVHPECKHEVVAAADYVGSTEYIIKALEAAPAGSKWAIGTELNLVRRLANRFAAEDKEVVFLDKTVCFCSTMNRIDLPHLVWTLESLAEGNLVNQIQVDKETESFAKLALERMLALP, from the coding sequence GTGCGTGTCGTGACCACCGCCCAGCCTTTGGACGTCCAGCCGACGCCCCTTGCCCTGCTGCTGCTCGGCCGCGAGGCCGACCCCAAGAGCGAGCGCGGGGTGGAGTGCCCCGGCGACCTGCCCTCGCCGTCGGACCCGAACCTCGTGGCGCGCGCCCGCGCGGCCAAGGAGAAGCTCGGGGACAAGGTCTTCATCCTCGGCCACCACTACCAGCGTGACGAGGTCATCGAGTTCGCCGACGTCACCGGCGACTCGTTCAAGCTGGCCAAGGACGCGGCCGCCAAGCCGGAGGCCGAGTACATCGTCTTCTGCGGCGTCCACTTCATGGCCGAGTCCGCGGACATCCTGACCACGGACGACCAGAAGGTCGTCCTGCCGGACCTGGCCGCGGGCTGCTCCATGGCCGACATGGCCACCGCCGAGCAGGTCGCGGAGTGCTGGGACGTGCTGACCGAGTCCGGCATCGCCGACGTCACGGTGCCTGTCTCGTACATGAACTCCTCCGCCGACATCAAGGCCTTCACCGGCAAGCACGGCGGCACGATCTGTACGTCGTCCAACGCGAAGCGGGCCCTGGACTGGGCCTTCGAGCAGGGCGAGAAGGTCCTCTTCCTCCCGGACCAGCACCTGGGCCGCAACACCGCCGTCCGCGACATGGGCATGTCGCTGGACGACTGCGTCCTGTACAACCCGCACAAGCCGAACGGCGGCCTGACCGTCGAGCAGCTGCGGAACGCCAAGATGATCCTGTGGCGCGGGCACTGCTCCGTGCACGGCCGCTTCTCGGTCGACTCGGTCAACGACGTGCGCGCCCGCATCCCCGGCGTGAACGTCCTGGTCCACCCGGAGTGCAAGCACGAGGTCGTCGCGGCGGCGGACTACGTCGGCTCCACCGAGTACATCATCAAGGCCCTGGAAGCGGCCCCGGCCGGCTCCAAGTGGGCCATCGGCACCGAACTGAACCTGGTCCGCCGCCTGGCGAACCGATTCGCCGCCGAGGACAAAGAAGTCGTCTTCCTCGACAAGACGGTCTGCTTCTGCTCCACGATGAACCGCATCGACCTCCCCCACCTGGTGTGGACCCTGGAGTCCCTGGCCGAGGGCAACCTCGTCAACCAGATCCAGGTGGACAAGGAGACCGAGAGCTTCGCGAAGCTCGCCCTGGAGCGCATGCTCGCCCTCCCGTAA
- a CDS encoding cysteine desulfurase/sulfurtransferase TusA family protein — protein MPYFDVASAAPLHPVARQALQAALDEGWADPARLYREGRRARLLLDAAREAAAEAVGCRPDELVFTPSGTHAVHAGIEGALAGRRRVGTHLVVSAVEHSSVLHSAAAVESRGGAFTEVPVDRGGAVDPEVFERALRPDTALAALQSANHEVGTVQPVPEVAERCRAAGVPLLVDAAQSLPWGPAPEGWSLLAASAHKWGGPAGVGLLAVRKGVRFAPQGPGGERESGRSPGFENIPAIVAAAASLRAVRADAAAESERLRVLVDRIRRRVARLVPDVEVVGDPLRRLPHLVTFSCLYVDGEILLHELDRAGYSVSSGSSCTSSTLTPSHVLKAMGVLSEGNVRVSLPAGTTAEDVNGFLDVLPGVVAGVRARLGVSPAPAPAAAGPVDSLVVDALGMRCPQPVIELGNAIGGVAVGGTVTVLSDDEVARLDIPAWCAMRGQQYLGEAPGPGGVGVAYTVRRVV, from the coding sequence ATGCCGTACTTCGATGTCGCCTCCGCCGCTCCGCTGCACCCGGTCGCCCGGCAGGCCCTGCAGGCCGCGCTGGACGAGGGCTGGGCCGACCCCGCCCGGCTCTACCGGGAGGGCAGGCGGGCCCGGCTGCTGCTGGACGCGGCGCGGGAGGCCGCGGCCGAGGCGGTGGGGTGCCGTCCGGACGAACTCGTCTTCACTCCTTCGGGGACGCACGCCGTTCACGCGGGCATCGAGGGCGCCCTGGCGGGCCGTCGGCGCGTCGGAACGCACCTCGTGGTGTCCGCGGTCGAACACAGTTCTGTCCTCCATTCGGCGGCGGCAGTCGAGTCACGCGGAGGCGCGTTCACCGAAGTGCCGGTCGACCGCGGCGGCGCGGTCGACCCGGAGGTGTTCGAACGGGCGTTGCGGCCGGACACCGCGCTGGCCGCCCTGCAGTCCGCCAACCACGAGGTGGGGACGGTCCAGCCGGTGCCCGAAGTGGCCGAGCGCTGCCGGGCCGCGGGGGTGCCGCTGCTCGTCGACGCGGCGCAGTCGCTGCCGTGGGGGCCGGCGCCCGAGGGGTGGTCGCTGCTGGCCGCGAGCGCGCACAAGTGGGGCGGCCCGGCCGGAGTCGGCCTCCTCGCCGTCCGCAAGGGGGTCCGCTTCGCACCCCAAGGCCCCGGCGGGGAACGGGAGTCGGGCCGCTCCCCCGGCTTCGAGAACATCCCGGCCATCGTGGCCGCCGCGGCCTCGCTGCGCGCCGTACGGGCGGACGCCGCGGCCGAGTCGGAGCGGCTGCGGGTCCTCGTGGACCGGATCCGGCGACGCGTGGCCCGGCTGGTCCCGGACGTGGAAGTGGTCGGCGATCCGCTGCGGCGGCTGCCGCACCTGGTCACCTTCTCCTGCCTCTACGTCGACGGGGAGATCCTGCTGCACGAGCTGGACCGGGCCGGGTACTCGGTGTCGTCCGGGTCCTCCTGCACCAGCTCGACGCTCACCCCCAGCCATGTGCTCAAGGCGATGGGAGTGCTGTCGGAGGGCAACGTCCGGGTCTCGCTGCCGGCGGGCACGACCGCGGAGGACGTGAACGGCTTCCTGGACGTGCTGCCGGGGGTGGTGGCGGGCGTACGGGCCCGGCTCGGCGTGTCGCCGGCGCCGGCGCCGGCCGCGGCGGGCCCGGTGGACTCCCTCGTGGTCGACGCGCTCGGGATGCGGTGTCCGCAGCCGGTGATCGAGCTGGGCAACGCGATCGGGGGCGTGGCGGTCGGCGGGACGGTGACGGTCCTGTCGGACGACGAGGTGGCCCGGCTGGACATCCCGGCCTGGTGCGCGATGCGCGGCCAGCAATACCTGGGCGAAGCCCCTGGCCCCGGCGGCGTGGGGGTCGCGTACACGGTGCGAAGGGTGGTGTGA
- a CDS encoding L,D-transpeptidase, whose translation MNHSPRLWTVIGCSLLVASLGAGATACGSGDTNPLSARPYDAGDEVAFNQASGGRPVDPDRPLEVTAKKGDGRITDVSAVDTHGRRLAGELSAKGDRWHSTAPMAAGVRYTVIVGTEDERGAQGQRTLSFETTPAKKVVHVEFGPEAGKYGVGQPLTAELTEPVKDKAARAVIERGLIVDAPDNVQGAWHWVDDKKLHFRPKDYWPANTTVSVRSNLEGVKIADGLYGAAAKSLTLEIGDRVEVTTDASSHYLTFKRNGEVINTIPVTTGKPGFSTRNGVKVVLGKQYYVQMRGDTVGIGGSEYYNLPVYYATRVTWSGEYVHAAPWSVGSQGYENVSHGCTGMSTGNAAWFYENISEGDIVRVINSIGEDMDPFGNGYGDWNLDWKEWREGSALLKGTQDGRSPVDAARLRPQV comes from the coding sequence ATGAACCACTCACCGCGTCTTTGGACGGTAATCGGCTGCTCCCTGCTGGTCGCGTCCCTCGGGGCCGGCGCCACCGCATGCGGGTCCGGCGACACCAACCCGCTGTCTGCCCGCCCCTACGACGCGGGCGACGAGGTCGCCTTCAACCAAGCGTCGGGCGGCCGCCCCGTCGACCCCGACCGCCCGCTGGAGGTCACCGCCAAGAAGGGCGACGGCCGGATCACCGACGTGAGCGCCGTCGACACCCACGGCCGCCGCCTCGCGGGCGAACTCTCCGCCAAGGGCGACCGCTGGCACAGCACCGCGCCGATGGCCGCGGGCGTCCGCTACACCGTCATCGTGGGCACGGAGGACGAACGCGGCGCCCAGGGGCAGCGCACGCTGAGCTTCGAGACCACCCCGGCCAAGAAGGTCGTCCACGTCGAATTCGGCCCGGAGGCGGGCAAATACGGAGTCGGCCAGCCCCTGACGGCCGAACTGACCGAACCGGTCAAGGACAAGGCCGCCCGCGCCGTCATCGAACGGGGCCTGATCGTGGACGCCCCCGACAACGTCCAGGGCGCCTGGCACTGGGTGGACGACAAGAAGCTCCACTTCCGGCCCAAGGACTACTGGCCCGCCAACACCACCGTCTCCGTACGGAGCAACCTGGAGGGCGTCAAGATCGCCGACGGGCTCTACGGCGCCGCCGCCAAGTCGCTCACGCTGGAGATCGGCGACCGCGTCGAGGTCACCACCGACGCCTCCTCGCACTACCTGACCTTCAAGCGCAACGGAGAAGTGATCAACACCATTCCGGTCACCACCGGAAAGCCCGGCTTCTCCACCCGCAACGGCGTCAAGGTCGTGCTGGGCAAGCAGTACTACGTCCAAATGCGCGGAGACACCGTCGGCATCGGCGGCAGCGAGTACTACAACCTCCCCGTGTACTACGCCACCCGGGTGACCTGGAGCGGTGAATACGTGCACGCCGCGCCGTGGTCCGTCGGCTCCCAGGGCTACGAGAACGTCAGCCACGGCTGCACCGGCATGAGCACCGGCAACGCCGCCTGGTTCTACGAGAACATCAGCGAGGGCGACATCGTCCGTGTGATCAACAGCATCGGCGAGGACATGGACCCCTTCGGCAACGGCTACGGCGACTGGAACCTGGACTGGAAGGAGTGGCGCGAGGGCAGCGCCCTGCTCAAGGGCACCCAGGACGGGCGCAGTCCCGTCGACGCCGCCCGGCTGCGCCCCCAGGTCTGA
- the ctaC gene encoding aa3-type cytochrome oxidase subunit II — MSPYGSDRSPRRPMRRKLLQALTAGVVLATATGCSYSYKDFPNLGMPDPVTKEAPIILSLWQGSWAAALITGVLVWGLIIWSVIFHRRSRTKIEVPPQTRYNMPIEALYTVVPLIIVSVLFYFTARDESKLLSLSAKPTHTINVIGFQWSWGFNYVENVDGDAATPKAGTVPKELASLPDRYTKDFPAGSEGVYDKGVPGSRNPDTKNPGPTLWLPKGEKVRFILSSNDVIHSFWVVPFLFKQDVIPGHTNVFEVTPTQEGTFMGKCAELCGVDHSRMLFNVKVVSPEAYQAHLKELAEKGQTGYLPAGIKQTDPARNAEVNKL, encoded by the coding sequence GTGAGTCCCTACGGCTCCGACCGCTCGCCGCGGCGCCCGATGCGGCGGAAGCTGCTGCAGGCGCTGACTGCGGGCGTGGTCCTGGCGACCGCCACTGGTTGCTCGTATTCATATAAAGACTTCCCCAACCTCGGTATGCCGGATCCGGTCACCAAAGAGGCGCCGATCATCCTCTCCCTGTGGCAGGGGTCGTGGGCGGCCGCTCTCATCACGGGCGTCCTGGTCTGGGGTCTGATCATCTGGAGCGTCATCTTCCACCGGCGCAGCCGGACGAAGATCGAGGTTCCGCCGCAGACCCGGTACAACATGCCGATCGAGGCGCTGTACACCGTGGTCCCGCTCATCATCGTCTCGGTGCTGTTCTACTTCACCGCGCGTGACGAGTCGAAGCTGCTGTCCCTCTCCGCGAAGCCGACGCACACGATCAACGTGATCGGCTTCCAGTGGAGCTGGGGCTTCAACTACGTCGAGAACGTCGACGGCGACGCGGCGACCCCCAAGGCGGGCACGGTTCCGAAGGAACTGGCCTCCCTCCCGGACCGCTACACCAAGGACTTCCCGGCAGGTTCCGAGGGCGTCTACGACAAGGGCGTTCCTGGTTCGCGCAACCCGGACACCAAGAACCCGGGTCCGACCCTCTGGCTCCCCAAGGGCGAGAAGGTCCGCTTCATCCTGTCGTCCAACGACGTCATCCACTCCTTCTGGGTGGTCCCCTTCCTGTTCAAGCAGGACGTCATCCCGGGCCACACCAACGTCTTCGAGGTCACCCCGACCCAAGAGGGCACCTTCATGGGCAAGTGCGCCGAGCTCTGCGGCGTCGACCACTCCCGGATGCTCTTCAACGTCAAGGTCGTCTCCCCGGAGGCGTACCAGGCGCACCTGAAGGAGCTGGCGGAGAAGGGGCAGACCGGTTACCTCCCGGCCGGCATCAAGCAGACCGACCCGGCCCGCAACGCTGAGGTGAACAAACTGTGA